In a genomic window of Pantoea agglomerans:
- a CDS encoding PfkB family carbohydrate kinase, with protein sequence MSKIVVVGSLHYDIMLDAPHRPEKGETVMGTACRYKFGGKGGNQALAAARAGAEVYFIGAVGADEPGRFLLSALQAGGVNIDGVQMVDGIASGMSVAISDAEGDYGAVVVSGANQHIAPDALRGEPLWRDAAMLILQNEIAAETTLLAATAAQARGIPVCINAAPARELEPALIACIDLLVVNAVEARDMCGVTVEDLASARVAAETLAQRFRQVVITAGEHGVAFCQQGAAALSQPAEKIRLVSTHGAGDCFTGVLCHALAAQQSLASAVRLANAAAAKHVSGG encoded by the coding sequence ATGAGTAAAATTGTCGTCGTCGGTAGCCTGCATTACGACATTATGCTGGACGCGCCCCATCGCCCGGAAAAAGGCGAGACGGTAATGGGCACCGCCTGCCGCTATAAATTTGGCGGTAAAGGCGGCAATCAGGCGCTGGCGGCCGCGCGTGCCGGCGCAGAGGTATATTTTATCGGCGCGGTGGGAGCGGACGAGCCGGGCCGGTTTCTGCTCTCCGCCCTGCAGGCGGGCGGCGTCAACATTGACGGCGTGCAGATGGTGGACGGCATCGCGTCGGGCATGAGCGTGGCGATCAGCGACGCGGAAGGCGACTACGGCGCGGTGGTGGTATCGGGGGCTAACCAGCATATCGCGCCAGACGCGCTGCGCGGCGAACCGCTGTGGCGCGACGCCGCGATGCTAATCCTGCAGAATGAAATCGCCGCCGAAACCACTCTTCTGGCGGCGACGGCGGCGCAGGCGCGCGGCATTCCCGTCTGCATCAATGCGGCACCCGCGCGGGAGCTGGAGCCGGCGCTGATTGCCTGTATCGATCTGCTGGTGGTTAACGCCGTAGAGGCGCGCGATATGTGCGGCGTCACGGTCGAGGATCTCGCCTCGGCCAGGGTCGCCGCCGAGACGCTCGCCCAGCGCTTTCGTCAGGTGGTGATAACCGCTGGCGAGCACGGCGTTGCCTTCTGCCAGCAGGGCGCGGCGGCCCTGAGCCAGCCCGCAGAAAAGATCCGGCTGGTCAGCACCCACGGCGCGGGCGACTGCTTTACCGGCGTGCTCTGTCACGCGCTGGCGGCACAGCAGAG
- a CDS encoding MurR/RpiR family transcriptional regulator, with the protein MKLDPRAIGAQIRMRIPQLTPLERRVVEAILARTDISERTSLKEIAQENNVSEAMVVKIAKKLNFSGFRDFRSGLIYYNESEVAGLHAEIEPDDSSEQLLAKVFRTSIQAIEETMSILDISEFNRAADIIFKARHIDLYAVGGSATVARDLSHKMLKIGIKSTAYDDAHIMLMSAAVLSDDDVVIAISHTGSTRAVNDPVKLAARNGAKVIAITNYAESPVARNAHVVLNSTSQGSHLLGENAASRIAQLNILDALFVAIAKKDLKRAERNLMKTQHAVQDLREF; encoded by the coding sequence ATGAAGCTAGATCCGCGAGCCATTGGCGCTCAAATCCGGATGCGCATTCCACAGCTGACGCCGCTTGAGCGGCGCGTGGTAGAAGCGATCCTTGCACGCACGGACATTAGCGAGCGCACCTCATTAAAAGAGATCGCGCAGGAAAATAATGTTTCCGAGGCGATGGTAGTCAAGATCGCTAAAAAGCTTAACTTCTCCGGATTCCGGGATTTCAGAAGCGGTTTAATTTATTACAACGAATCTGAAGTGGCCGGTCTGCACGCGGAAATTGAACCAGACGACTCGTCCGAACAATTACTGGCGAAGGTATTCAGAACCTCTATTCAGGCGATAGAAGAGACGATGTCGATTCTCGATATCTCTGAGTTTAATCGCGCGGCGGATATTATTTTTAAGGCGCGTCATATCGATCTCTATGCGGTCGGCGGATCAGCGACGGTGGCGCGCGATCTCTCGCACAAGATGCTGAAGATCGGCATCAAGTCCACCGCCTACGACGACGCCCATATTATGCTGATGTCCGCAGCAGTATTGTCTGACGACGACGTTGTTATCGCTATCAGCCATACCGGCTCCACGCGCGCCGTAAACGACCCGGTAAAACTGGCGGCGCGCAACGGCGCTAAGGTCATTGCTATCACCAACTACGCCGAGTCGCCCGTGGCGCGCAACGCGCATGTGGTGCTTAATTCAACCTCTCAGGGATCGCATCTGCTCGGAGAAAACGCCGCTTCGCGTATTGCGCAGCTAAATATTCTTGATGCCTTATTTGTGGCGATCGCCAAAAAAGACCTCAAGCGCGCGGAGCGGAATTTAATGAAAACTCAGCATGCGGTTCAGGATCTTCGGGAATTCTAA
- a CDS encoding ABC transporter permease → MMTQLPHRATTPVSSLLKFNLRDAGTLIGLLIIIITFSFLSPVFFSVPNLLNILQQSSINALIALGMTLVIISGGIDLSVGPTAALSAVLGATLMTSGVPVPLAIFATLGIGALCGVFSGSLIAYAGLQPFIVTLGGLSLFRAIALIYTGGNPVFGIPLSFRSLINSTLFGIPGPILIVAVISLLLWVVMNKTPLGEYILAIGGNEEAARVAGVPVKRTKVTVYVVSGALASLAALILIGRLGAAEPTIGNLWELDAIAAAAIGGASLMGGKGSIFGTLIGVIILGALRNGLTLLNIQAFYQLLATGLIIIIAMLIDRATRGN, encoded by the coding sequence ATGATGACGCAACTTCCCCATCGCGCGACGACGCCGGTTTCGTCGCTGTTAAAGTTTAATCTGCGCGACGCAGGCACCTTAATCGGACTGCTGATAATTATTATTACCTTCTCATTTCTATCGCCGGTCTTTTTTTCCGTGCCGAACCTGCTGAATATTTTGCAGCAGTCGTCGATTAACGCCCTAATTGCGCTGGGCATGACGCTGGTGATTATTTCCGGCGGCATCGACCTCTCCGTTGGGCCGACGGCGGCGCTCTCGGCGGTGCTGGGCGCCACCCTGATGACCTCGGGCGTGCCGGTACCGCTGGCGATCTTCGCGACGCTGGGCATCGGCGCGCTGTGCGGCGTTTTCAGCGGTTCGCTGATCGCCTATGCGGGTCTTCAGCCCTTTATCGTTACGCTCGGCGGCCTGTCGCTGTTCCGCGCCATTGCGCTGATCTACACCGGCGGCAACCCGGTATTTGGCATTCCGCTGTCGTTTCGCAGCCTGATTAACAGCACGCTGTTCGGCATTCCGGGGCCGATTCTTATCGTCGCGGTTATCTCGCTGCTGCTGTGGGTGGTAATGAATAAAACGCCGCTGGGGGAATATATCCTCGCTATAGGCGGCAATGAAGAGGCGGCGCGCGTCGCGGGCGTGCCGGTCAAGCGCACCAAGGTCACTGTTTATGTGGTCTCCGGCGCGCTGGCGTCGCTGGCCGCGCTGATCCTGATTGGCCGTCTGGGCGCGGCCGAGCCGACCATCGGCAACCTCTGGGAGCTGGACGCTATCGCGGCGGCGGCGATCGGCGGCGCCTCGCTGATGGGCGGTAAAGGGAGCATCTTCGGCACCCTGATCGGCGTCATTATTCTCGGCGCGCTGCGTAACGGTCTGACGCTGCTTAATATTCAGGCTTTTTATCAATTGCTTGCCACCGGCCTGATTATTATCATAGCGATGTTGATCGACAGAGCGACCCGAGGCAATTGA